The following proteins are co-located in the Pyricularia oryzae 70-15 chromosome 1, whole genome shotgun sequence genome:
- a CDS encoding acetyl xylan esterase, which translates to MAKRIPANGVAKTHNLPPNLGIDDRETRSETEMAGTIFRRRGIRACRPWIRASNLSQPRLHLTLTKALARTHHVMQFTTLLALCGLAGAASLQRVANFGANPANVKMFVYVPDRLAANPAIVVAVHHCQGTASSFYGSTPYARLADQKGFVVVYPESPYQGTCFDVSSRKTLTHDGGGDSNSIANMVKYAIAQYKADAKRVHLVGASSGAMMANVMAATYPELFQTVIAHSGVPAGCFMSASGQVNGWNSSCANGQVRPSQAVWTKMARDMYPGYSGARPRMMIMHGGTDTTLHWNNYEEALKQWRGVLGVADSATRTLQNSPESGYTTTFYGGDGQLTAKVKGVWNPKYGHNIPIIGGDDMAFMGL; encoded by the exons ATGGCCAAACGGATTCCCGCCAATGGGGTTGCCAAGACCCACAATTTGCCTCCCAATCTGGGTATTGACGATCGGGAAACAAGATCCGAGACGGAAATGGCAGGCACAATATTCCGTCGACGGGGGATAAGAGCATGTCGCCCCTGGATCCGAGCCTCCAATCTGAGCCAACCTCGCCTTCACCTCACCCTCACCAAAGCCCTCGCCCGCACGCACCACGTCATGCAGTTCACCACCCTCCTGGCCCTCTGCGGCCTGGCCGGCGCCGCGTCCCTGCAGCGCGTGGCCAACTTTGGCGCCAACCCGGCCAACGTCAAGATGTTCGTCTACGTGCCGGACCGCCTGGCCGCGAACCCGGCCATCGTGGTCGCGGTGCACCACTGCCAGGGCACCGCCAGCTCCTTCTACGGCAGCACCCCGTACGCGCGCCTGGCGGACCAAAAGGGCTTCGTCGTGGTCTACCCCGAGTCGCCGTACCAGGGGACCTGCTTCGACGTGTCGTCGCGCAAGACGCTGAcgcacgacggcggcggcgactccAACAGCATCGCCAACATGGTCAAGTACGCCATTGCGCAGTACAAGGCGGACGCGAAGAGGGTGCACCTGGTTGGGGCGAGCAGCGGAGCCATGATGGCT AACGTCATGGCCGCAACGTACCCCGAGCTCTTCCAGACCGTGATTGCGCACTCTGGCGTGCCGGCCGGCTGCTTCATGTCGGCGTCGGGCCAGGTCAACGGGTGGAACAGCAGCTGCGCCAACGGCCAGGTGCGGCCGTCGCAGGCGGTGTGGACCAAGATGGCCCGCGACATGTACCCGGGCTACAGCGGGGCGCGGCCGAGGATGATGATCATGCACGGCGGGACCGACACGACGCTGCACTGGAACAACTACGAGGAGGCGCTCAAGCAGTGGCGGGGCGTGCTGGGCGTGGCCGACTCTGCCACCAGGACGCTGCAGAACTCGCCCGAGAGCGGGTACACGACCACGTTTTATGGGGGGGACGGGCAGCTGACGGCAAAGGTCAAGGGGGTGTGGAATCCAAAGTACGGGCACAACATTCCCATCATTGGGGGCGACGACATGGCTTTTATGGGGTTGTGA
- a CDS encoding ATP-dependent DNA ligase domain-containing protein, with translation MPSPSGFPFAYVCNLLQRCEDNAKQCGPKTNHQFIKEWFASHKRRIADNVDLSALVSTLLPTKRPDRVYSIQIKRLTSIVARAHHLGRTRVLQLEAWQQPGSGKDFAECVRDVLNDTPNTCTAPLVTVEEVDEILHHIAARSRFSSPKVQSSVAFSGRTDECHLRLQQLYNRLEPNQAKWLTRLVLKDYSPVDLSPSHILKGVDPLLPVLLKIYDDLPTAISRMQQRGARGVTTYDDTTGTMIANLAARFKPILGVKVGRQDWIKARSIKHCMQMGRGRMSIEKKMDGEYCQIHVDISKGPNCIQIFSKSGKDSTMDRVNLHPAIRTSLKIVYSEKEGKILPFEKIRKHVSRAGTYFHRSDDDSQAHPWERLMIVYYDALMIDDESLLGVRHSERFKRLKQLVSCSPGVAIIVERKVIDFDQNGHAASDLRHMFAQCITSHQEGLVLKADDPYFDFGDVRKSYYCCAIKLKKEYIGNFGDVGDFAIVGARYDPVKAKDYDVPNLRWTHFYVGCLNTDKLQQMERPRFTVVNVVELNNTQMEYFAKYVSPDYALAEEAPDSAPLLHFERGIDNGKRPSIIFPEPPVFDLRCFSFTREANLAKHYTMRFPMVSKIHCDRTWRDAVSLDELQEMAKKELNSSQPDDSQELQDWIARLENADPGRVTGISQESETRQTSQESVDSGCCAPITRHVPTCDSPKQMLRRAATCNLETPSVMDLTMSPKASLKRSSTVPDARAPKRRLEQIDLNTCSNTSATSDRPVEDVRCPEDANAQVKEKVGASDPVMSSFPVDSVGLSSAPDKDVRTNKAGKCKYHGKDCAFKGWLFLLSPCVANFPWVTDDLLGGHGVHSFETDVAAWNRFLEAEDATIAAARSRQERPRTTKKMIIVDGRRREATQDFLMKIEMRRKERHEKYGRASMAEVFDWRVLEVVMDRERLTASGKGERRGSRLGKDRCDYEDKEKIWRKHYVGLV, from the exons ATGCCTTCACCCTCGGGTTTCCCGTTCGCATACGTGTGTAACCTTTTGCAGCGGTGCGAAGACAATGCGAAACAATGCGGACCAAAGACGAACCATCAATTCATCAAGGAATGGTTCGCAAGTCACAAGAGGCGAATCGCCGACAATGTCGACCTTTCCGCCCTCGTTTCTACACTCCTACCCACAAAACGTCCAGATCGAGTCTATTCTATCCAGATCAAGAGACTTACAAGCATAGTAGCACGAGCTCATCATCTTGGACGCACTCGCGTCTTGCAGCTAGAAGCCTGGCAGCAGCCAGGCAGCGGAAAGGATTTTGCAGAGTGCGTACGGGATGTTCTCAACGATACGCCCAACACGTGCACGGCCCCGCTGGTAACTGTCGAAGAAGTCGACGAGATACTCCACCACATTGCTGCTCGATCTCGCTTCAGCTCACCAAAAGTACAATCATCTGTAGCGTTTTCTGGTAGGACTGACGAGTGTCATCTCCGGTTACAGCAACTTTACAACCGCCTGGAACCCAATCAAGCCAAATGGCTTACTCGCTTGGTCCTCAAAGACTACTCACCTGTGGACCTGAGCCCAAGTCACATTCTAAAGGGTGTCGATCCTCTCCTCCCTGTACTCCTCAAAATATACGATGACCTCCCTACCGCCATCAGTCGCATGCAGCAACGTGGCGCAAGGGGAGTGACGACTTATGACGACACTACCGGCACTATGATTGCAAACCTGGCAGCCCGCTTCAAGCCAATCCTTGGCGTCAAAGTAGGCAGACAAGACTGGATCAAGGCACGCAGCATCAAGCATTGTATGCAAATGGGCCGTGGACGGATGAGCATCGAAAAGAAGATGGACGGCGAATACTGTCAAATCCATGTCGATATCTCCAAAGGCCCCAACTGCATACAGATATTTTCCAAAAGCGGCAAGGACAGCACGATGGACCGCGTCAACCTGCATCCTGCAATCAGAACATCTTTGAAGATTG TCTACAGCGAAAAGGAGGGCAAGATTCTTCCGTTTGAAAAGATCCGGAAGCACGTCTCGCGAGCCGGGACATACTTTCACAGATCTGATGATGACTCGCAGGCTCATCCCTGGGAACGACTGATGATTGTCTACTACGACGCGCTGATGATAGACGACGAGTCTCTGCTGGGGGTGCGACACTCTGAGAGGTTCAAGCGGCTCAAGCAGCTCGTGTCATGCAGTCCAGGCGTGGCTATCATCGTCGAACGTAAAGTCATCGACTTTGATCAAAACGGCCATGCAGCCTCGGATCTACGACACATGTTTGCTCAGTGCATCACATCACACCAAGAAGGCTTGGTCCTCAAGGCTGACGATCCTTATTTTGACTTTGGAGACGTGCGCAAGTCTTACTACTGCTGCGCCATCAAACTCAAGAAGGAGTACATTGGCAATTTTGGCGATGTTGGAGATTTTGCCATTGTCGGCGCCAGATATGACCCCGTCAAGGCCAAGGACTACGACGTGCCTAACCTCAGATGGACACACTTTTACGTCGGCTGCTTGAACACGGACAAGCTACAGCAGATGGAACGTCCACGCTTTACTGTTGTCAACGTTGTGGAGCTCAACAACACTCAGATGGAGTATTTTGCAAAATACGTGAGCCCCGACTACGCCTTGGCAGAAGAAGCTCCGGACTCTGCACCGCTTCTTCACTTTGAACGTGGCATTGACAACGGCAAGCGTCCGTCCATCATCTTTCCCGAGCCGCCCGTTTTTGACCTTCGCTGCTTCTCCTTTACTCGAGAGGCCAACCTCGCAAAGCATTACACCATGCGGTTCCCAATGGTCAGCAAGATTCACTGCGACCGCACCTGGCGCGATGCTGTCAGTCTTGATGAACTTCAGGAAATGGCCAAGAAGGAGTTGAATTCTTCCCAACCTGACGACAGTcaagagcttcaagattggatCGCCAGACTGGAGAATGCGGATCCTGGTAGAGTCACGGGAATCAGCCAAGAGTCAGAGACACGTCAGACATCTCAGGAAAGCGTCGACTCGGGTTGCTGTGCACCGATCACTCGACATGTTCCCACCTGCGACTCTCCCAAGCAGATGCTTAGACGGGCGGCGACATGCAATCTTGAGACTCCATCCGTCATGGACCTGACCATGTCACCAAAGGCTTCACTCAAGCGCAGCAGTACAGTCCCAGATGCTCGTGCTCCCAAGCGTCGCCTTGAACAGATAGACTTGAATACCTGCAGCAATACGTCTGCAACATCTGACCGGCCGGTCGAGGACGTGCGCTGTCCTGAGGATGCCAACGCTCAGGTAAAGGAAAAGGTTGGCGCCAGTGATCCGGTCATGTCTTCATTTCCAGTTGACTCTGTCGGACTATCAAGTGCACCGGACAAGGACGTACGGACCAACAAAGCTGGGAAATGTAAATACCACGGCAAAGATTGCGCTTTCAAGGGCTGGCTGTTCCTCCTATCTCCCTGCGTCGCCAACTTCCCCTGGGTGACCGATGACCTCCTCGGCGGACACGGCGTACACAGCTTTGAGACGGATGTAGCAGCATGGAATCGGTTCCTGGAAGCAGAGGATGCCACCATCGCCGCCGCTCGCTCCAGACAAGAACGCCCGAGGACCACCAAAAAGATGATCATTGTCGACGGCCGGCGCAGGGAAGCCACGCAAGACTTTTTGATGAAGATTGAGATGCGGCGCAAGGAGCGGCATGAAAAGTACGGCAGGGCGAGCATGGCCGAAGTGTTTGACTGGCGGGTGCTAGAGGTGGTCATGGACCGGGAGCGCCTGACTGCGAGCGGAAAGGGGGAGAGGAGGGGGTCCAGACTAGGCAAGGATCGATGCGATTACGAGGACAAGGAAAAGATTTGGAGGAAGCATTACGTTGGGCTTGTATGA
- a CDS encoding HET domain-containing protein — translation MWLINTKTLRLEQFDDPSTLPKYAILSHTWENDEVSFQDIQSIDAARQKKGFSKIVGIRALALEADMDFAWVDTCCIDKTDSVELGEAINSMYRWYAQAAVCIVYLGDLPATITDSALAAGQLHACKWFTRGWTLQELIAPKIVNFYNSDWRFVGSKSDHFASTIAGFTNIAEDVLLHKKDPSEYTVAQRMSWASGRRTKRPEDRAYSLMGLFDISMPPVYGEQDRAFQRLQEEVIRTNPDMSILAWHPVSPGASRLGLFASSPDEFQPRNCPRRLRWGHTTVTNMGLKVHKTSLICVQVPTDPKAVEALKAEQSRGCSSQAPDAIVPLPFRQDVPESDHLVLYALVVGQFRGGSTCAIFLRKMGPGFFQREIGLPLATIPKNFKHPVSNLRFPWDAPDKVVIYTTPQQHSIQHVRRAIHFPLSVDFRCKFSLKGEQAEIQPNRTDWDPNTRVLFRPEDVDSLHVVPFEVYIGSKTVKLIGLVNWYVPPRIDLVSRDKHPDIFNYLVSIPGDQRRRWIDLSTFIGSSRLRPMGADIVVLVGQIRHRIRMSLSLGMSEPKMYTAGLVVKSVPDWEEDDTAVETGDESLDEMEDDRNRRTPDAWSDSSDSEVPATQRTSFASPTLSSSKRIRYSPAVQFVDADMRETPHLGPQPLGDRRSPSFQPFPPRHPAAAMPSAIEISETSSRPRRPIMSSSPSRRRMQHTLESKMSKPEVESRKAAVTANAISPGVSLSGVPRIARTLFEAG, via the exons ATGTGGCTCATCAACACCAAAACCCTCAGGCTAGAGCAGTTTGACGACCCAAGCACACTACCCAAGTATGCCATCCTCTCACATACCTGGGAAAATGATGAAGTTTCCTTTCAGGATATACAAAGCATCGATGCCGCTCGACAAAAAAAGGGATTCTCAAAGATAGTTGGAATTCGCGCCTTGGCCCTAGAGGCTGATATGGACTTTGCTTGGGTTGATACTTGTTGCATCGACAAGACAGACAGCGTCGAGCTAGGAGAGGCCATCAACTCCATGTATCGCTGGTATGCACAGGCTGCTGTCTGCATTGTCTACCTTGGTGATCTGCCGGCGACAATAACAGATTCTGCTTTGGCTGCTGGGCAATTGCATGCCTGCAAATGGTTCACACGAGGCTGGACCCTTCAAGAACTCATCGCTCCAAAGATTGTCAACTTTTACAACAGCGATTGGCGCTTTGTCGGATCAAAGAGCGATCATTTTGCATCTACAATCGCAGGCTTTACAAACATCGCCGAGGATGTTTTGCTACACAAAAAGGACCCTTCGGAATATACCGTTGCCCAACGCATGTCCTGGGCATCCGGCAGAAGGACGAAGCGTCCCGAGGATAGGGCATATTCTTTGATGGGGCTATTTGATATCAGTATGCCCCCTGTTTATGGAGAACAAGACAGGGCTTTTCAACGGCTCCAGGAAGAGGTCATTAGAACAAACCCAGACATGTCTATACTGGCTTGGCATCCTGTGTCGCCTGGAGCTTCACGCCTTGGATTGTTTGCTTCATCTCCGGATGAGTTTCAACCTCGAAACTGTCCAAGGCGTCTTCGATGGGGACATACCACCGTCACAAATATGGGTTTAAAAGTCCACAAGACATCACTCATCTGTGTGCAAGTTCCCACTGACCCAAAAGCGGTGGAAGCTTTGAAAGCCGAACAATCTCGTGGTTGTTCAAGTCAGGCACCTGATGCTATCGTACCTTTACCATTCCGACAGGACGTACCCGAGAGCGATCACCTTGTTCTCTACGCACTGGTGGTCGGTCAGTTCCGGGGCGGAAGCACATGCGCAATCTTTTTGCGCAAGATGGGACCTGGATTCTTTCAGCGCGAAATAGGCTTGCCTTTGGCCACCATCCCCAAGAATTTCAAGCATCCCGTGTCTAATTTACGATTTCCTTGGGATGCACCAGACAAGGTGGTCATTTATACAACTCCTCAACAACACAGCATTCAGCATGTTCGCCGTGCCATACACTTTCCCCTCTCTGTCGACTTTCGTTGCAAGTTTTCCCTCAAAGGGGAGCAAGCTGAGATACAACCAAACAGAACCGACTGGGACCCCAACACTCGAGTCTTGTTTCGTCCGGAAGATGTTGACAGTCTGCATGTGGTCCCATTCGAGGTTTACATTGGCAGCAAGACAGTGAAGCTGATAGGGCTCGTCAACTGGTACGTTCCGCCGCGCATTGATCTCGTCTCTCGGGATAAGCACCCAGACATATTCAACTACCTGGTCAGCATCCCGGGAGATCAGAGAAGGAGGTGGATTGACCTATCGACATTTATTGGATCGTCACGGCTGCGCCCAATGGGAGCAGACATAGTCGTCCTGGTCGGCCAGATACGGCATCGCATCCGTATGTCTTTGAGCCTCGGAATGTCAGAGCCAAAGATGTATACCGCTGGCCTTGTGGTCAAGAGTGTTCCTGACTGGGAGGAAGATGACACTGCCGTAGAGACAGGGGATGAGAGCCTCGACGAAATGGAGGACGATCGAAACCGACGAACCCCAGATGCTTGGTCGGACAGCAGTGATTCTGAAGTTCCGGCCACACAAAGAACATCTTTTGCCTCTCCAACACTTTCATCATCAAAACGCATACGCTATTCACCAGCAGTACAGTTTGTGGATGCAGACATGCGAGAGACCCCACACCTTGGCCCCCAGCCGCTGGGTGATCGCCGGTCTCCTAGCTTCCAACCTTTCCCTCCTAGACATCCAGCAGCGGCGATGCCATCGGCAATCGAAATAAGTGAAACTTCAAGCCGTCCGAGAAGGCCTATCATGTCTTCCAGTCCATCAAGGCGACGGATGCAACACACGCTAGAATCCAAGATGTCCAAGCCAGAGGTGGAAAGTCGAAAGGCAGCAGTGACGGCAAATGCAATCAGCCCAGGCGTGTCGCTTTCAGGTGTTCCGCGTATCGCAA GAACGCTATTTGAAGCAGGTTAG
- a CDS encoding beta-xylosidase, with protein MPQVRNPILPGFNPDPSILRVGNDYYIATSTFEWYPGVQIHHSTDLANWKLLTRPLDRASQLDMRGDPDSCGVWAPCLTHDGSRFWLVYTDVKRKDGSFKDAHNYIVWADDIKGPWSDPVYANSSGFDPSLFHDLDTGKKWFVNMMWDHRRRPLLFAGIALQEFDPEAGKLVGPRKNIYQGTALELTEAPHMYKRNGWYYLLTAEGGTGYDHACTLARSRDVWGPYEDHPDKYVVTSKDHPLTALQRAGHGDIVDTPDGKTFLVHLTGRPTTQLRRCVLGRETAIQEAYWADDDWLYVKNGPVPSLYVELPGERDDTEYWAEQRYTFEGSLKELNPDFQWLRTPEPERIVKIQDNKLALIGRESIGSWFEQALLARRQTHFSYDAETVVDFGPSDERMFAGLTAYYCRYNFFYLTVTAHNDGQRELLIMASEASHPVGGLRPDLLQQPVQIPNEGKVRLVVTVRGRDMQFWYSMMDENEGKDLKKVGPVLDASIVSDECGGHQAHGSFTGAFVGMACSDLNGTATEARFDHFVYRPVKHESDRYDV; from the coding sequence ATGCCTCAAGTCCGCAATCCCATTCTTCCCGGCTTCAACCCCGACCCGTCTATCCTACGGGTCGGCAATGACTACTACATCGCCACATCCACCTTTGAGTGGTACCCGGGAGTCCAGATCCATCACTCGACCGATCTGGCCAACTGGAAGCTCCTGACAAGGCCGCTAGATCGCGCTTCGCAGCTTGACATGCGCGGGGACCCGGACAGCTGCGGCGTCTGGGCTCCGTGTCTCACCCACGACGGCAGCAGATTCTGGCTCGTTTACACCGACGTCAAGCGCAAGGATGGCAGCTTCAAGGACGCCCACAACTACATCGTCTGggccgacgacatcaaggGACCTTGGAGCGACCCCGTCTACGCCAACTCATCCGGCTTTGACCCCAGTCTCTTCCACGACCTGGACACGGGCAAGAAGTGGTTCGTCAACATGATGTGGGACCACCGACGCCGTCCGCTGCTCTTTGCCGGCATCGCTCTGCAGGAGTTTGATCCAGAGGCAGGGAAGCTCGTCGGCCCCAGGAAGAACATCTACCAGGGAACCGCCCTCGAGCTGACCGAGGCCCCTCACATGTACAAGCGCAACGGCTGGTACTACCTCCTGACGGCCGAGGGAGGCACGGGTTACGACCACGCCTGCACGCTGGCCCGATCTCGCGACGTCTGGGGCCCCTACGAGGACCACCCGGACAAGTATGTTGTCACCTCAAAGGACCACCCTCTGACCGCCCTGCAGCgcgccggccacggcgacaTTGTAGACACCCCTGATGGCAAGACGTTCCTGGTTCATCTGACGGGGCGGCCGACGACTCAACTCCGTCGCTGCGTGCTTGGCCGTGAGACTGCCATCCAGGAGGCGTATTGGGCCGACGATGACTGGCTATATGTCAAGAACGGGCCAGTCCCGTCGCTCTACGTCGAGCTGCCGGGAGAGCGCGACGATACCGAGTACTGGGCCGAACAGCGCTACACCTTTGAGGGGTCACTCAAGGAACTAAACCCGGATTTCCAATGGCTGCGCACCCCCGAGCCGGAGCGCATCGTCAAGATCCAGGACAACAAGCTGGCGTTGATCGGACGGGAATCCATCGGGTCGTGGTTCGAGCAGGCGCTGTTGGCCCGTCGGCAAACGCACTTTTCCTATGACGCCGAGACTGTCGTAGACTTTGGCCCCTCTGACGAGCGCATGTTTGCCGGCCTGACTGCTTACTACTGCCGGTACAACTTTTTCTACCTGACGGTTACGGCGCACAACGACGGGCAGCGGGAGCTGCTGATAATGGCGTCGGAAGCGTCGCATCCCGTCGGCGGATTGAGGCCGGACCTCCTCCAGCAACCGGTGCAGATCCCCAATGAGGGCAAGGTCAGACTCGTCGTGACTGTCAGAGGACGCGACATGCAGTTCTGGTATTCGATGATGGACGAAAACGAAGGCAAGGACCTGAAAAAGGTCGGGCCCGTGCTAGACGCATCCATTGTCAGCGACGAATGCGGAGGGCACCAGGCTCACGGGAGCTTCACGGGGGCGTTTGTCGGCATGGCATGCTCGGACCTCAACGGGACGGCGACGGAGGCTCGGTTCGACCACTTTGTGTACAGGCCTGTGAAGCACGAGTCTGATCGGTATGATGTGTGA
- a CDS encoding xylosidase/arabinosidase translates to MMVPKMLPVLAAILACVRADNPFVQTLYSTDPAPMVYNGSIYVFTGHDEDGATTYNMRDWRLYSSKDVANWQDHGVVANLATFSWANANAWAPQTVARNGKFYLYVPIRRSTGAMAIGVAVADGIAGPYKDALGRPLVENNEIDPTVFIDDDGQAYLYWGNPNLSYVRLNADMISYSGGINRVSLTAAGFGQRSGNAQRPTTFEEGPWLYKRGGTYYMIYAANCCSEDVRYSTGPSATGPWTYRGVVMPAQGKSFTNHPGIVDFLGSSYFFYHNGALPGGGGYQRSVAVERFAYNADGTIPTIQMSAAGAPQVGTLNPYVRQEAETMAFSSGLGTEPCSEGGMALAYVNDGDYVKVKGVAFGAGARAFRARVASAGSGGRIELRLGGTSGTLVGSCAVGGTGGWQTWTTVSCAVSGATDTRDLFLRFAGSGSGNLFNVDWWQFDPASGTTPPETTAAGVPATTTRPPSATGSPPAQCAALYGQCGGEGWAGAKCCAQGACKVSNQWYSQCL, encoded by the coding sequence ATGATGGTCCCAAAGATGCTTCCCGTCCTGGCCGCCATTCTGGCGTGCGTCCGCGCCGACAATCCATTCGTGCAGACCCTCTACTCGACAGATCCTGCCCCGATGGTCTACAACGGCAGCATCTACGTCTTTACCGGCCACGACGAAGACGGCGCGACAACCTACAACATGCGCGATTGGCGTCTGTACTCATCCAAGGACGTCGCCAACTGGCAAGACCACGGGGTCGTGGCCAACCTCGCCACCTTTAGCTGGGCAAACGCCAACGCCTGGGCACCTCAAACCGTAGCCAGGAACGGCAAATTCTACCTGTACGTGCCAATCCGCCGCAGCACGGGTGCCATGGCCATCGGCGTCGCGGTCGCAGACGGCATCGCGGGACCGTACAAGGACGCACTGGGCAGGCCGCTGGTGGAAAACAACGAGATCGACCCGACCGTGTtcatcgacgacgacgggcaGGCGTACCTCTACTGGGGCAACCCGAATCTCTCTTACGTCCGGCTGAACGCGGACATGATCTCGTACAGCGGAGGCATCAACCGCGTGAGCCTGACCGCGGCTGGCTTCGGCCAGCGGAGCGGCAACGCGCAGCGCCCCACCACCTTTGAGGAAGGCCCCTGGCTTTACAAGCGCGGCGGCACCTACTACATGATCTACGCCGCCAACTGCTGCTCCGAGGACGTCCGCTACTCGACCGGCCCCAGCGCCACCGGCCCGTGGACCTACCGCGGCGTCGTCATGCCCGCGCAGGGCAAGAGTTTCACAAACCACCCGGGCATCGTCGACTTTCTGGGCTCCAGCTACTTCTTCTACCACAACGGCGCCCTCCCCGGCGGGGGCGGCTACCAGCGCTCCGTCGCCGTCGAGAGGTTCGCCTACAACGCCGACGGCACCATCCCCACCATCCAGATGagcgccgccggcgcccCGCAGGTCGGCACCCTGAACCCCTACGTGCGCCAGGAGGCCGAGACCATGGCCTTTTCGTCCGGGCTCGGGACGGAACCCTGCAGCGAGGGCGGCATGGCCCTGGCCTACGTCAACGACGGCGACTACGTCAAGGTCAAGGGCGTTGCgttcggagcgggcgcccgggCGTTTCGGGCACGCGTGGCCTCggccggcagcggcggcaggatCGAGCTCCGCCTGGGCGGCACGTCGGGCACGCTGGTTGGGAGCTGCGCGGTGGGCGGCACGGGAGGGTGGCAGACCTGGACCACCGTGTCGTGCGCGGTGAGCGGCGCCACCGACACCCGGGATCTGTTCCTCCGCTTTGCCGGCAGCGGCTCCGGCAACCTCTTCAACGTCGACTGGTGGCAGTTTGACCCCGCCTCGGGCACTACTCCGCCAGAGACCACCGCGGCCGGCGTCCCTGCCACGACGACTCGGCCGCCGTCCGCGACCGGCAGCCCTCCGGCTCAGTGTGCGGCATTGTACGGACAGTGCGGCGGTGAGGGGTGGGCTGGTGCAAAATGCTGCGCTCAGGGGGCGTGCAAGGTGTCTAACCAATGGTATTCGCAGTGCTTGTGA